The window GGTCGCGGAACGGCTCTCCCATGATGTCGTGCGGCGGCACGCAGACAGCGCCTTCGCCTCGTTCATGGACGACCATCAGATGGCGGTATTGGACTCCGGCGTGGAACCCGCGGTCCGGGGTACCGATGGCGGCGCTCACCGCCTCGATCAGCTCGGACGCCTCCTCGGACGTGATGTGCCCCGCCGAGTAGTCCAGCATCAGATCGCCGTCGAGCGTCACCAGGTTGCACCGAAACGCGACGTCTGTTGGCGACAACGGCACGCCCATGCTGGCGGCTTCCAGCGGGGCTCGGCCGGTGAGGTACTCGTCCGGGTCGTACCCCATCACGGACAGGTTGCCAACATCGCTTCCGGGCTTTTGGGTGGCAGGAATCACGTCGACGAGTCCCACGACCCCGGCGGCGGCGATGGCATCCATGTGCGGCGTGTCGGCGGCTTCCAGCGGCGTCTTTCCACCCAGTTCGTCCAGTGGGAAGTCCGCCATTCCGTCTGACAAGATGACGATGAACTTCGTGTCGGCGAGTGCCCTCACCCGAAAACCTCCGCGAGAATACGGTCGGCGTGTGCCGGAACGACGACGGGCTTCTCCGCGACCACGATGGCGCGGTCCGGGTCCTTCAAGCCGTGCCCCGTCAGAATGCAGACGATGGTGTCGCCCTTTCGGAAGTACCCCTGCTGATGCAGCATGATCGTCCCGGCGAGGGAGATCGCCGACGCGGGTTCCACGAATACGCCCTCCATCGCAGCCAGCATCTTGTAGGCTTTGACGATGTCCTCGTCT is drawn from Candidatus Poribacteria bacterium and contains these coding sequences:
- a CDS encoding phosphoglycerate mutase yields the protein MADFPLDELGGKTPLEAADTPHMDAIAAAGVVGLVDVIPATQKPGSDVGNLSVMGYDPDEYLTGRAPLEAASMGVPLSPTDVAFRCNLVTLDGDLMLDYSAGHITSEEASELIEAVSAAIGTPDRGFHAGVQYRHLMVVHERGEGAVCVPPHDIMGEPFRD